The following are from one region of the Shinella sp. PSBB067 genome:
- a CDS encoding glutathione binding-like protein, protein MADLSSFPITKKWPARNPDIIQLYSLPTPNGVKVSIALEELGLAYEPHRIEFGPEGVKSPEFVSLNPNGRIPAIIDPDGPGGKPIGLFESGAILVYLAEKTGRLIPADPAARYETLCWVMFQMSGIGPMFGQFGHFHKFAADKVANNSYPVERYRDESKRLLSVLEARLKDRPWIMGDEYTIADITTFPWVRGADVFYGGREALDYAGFPAVMAWLERCLARPAARKGLEIPAAS, encoded by the coding sequence ATGGCAGACCTGTCGTCCTTCCCCATCACCAAGAAGTGGCCCGCAAGGAACCCCGACATCATCCAGCTCTATTCGCTGCCGACGCCGAACGGCGTGAAGGTGTCGATCGCGCTGGAGGAACTCGGCCTTGCCTATGAGCCGCACCGCATCGAGTTCGGGCCGGAGGGCGTGAAGTCGCCGGAATTCGTGTCGCTCAACCCGAACGGCCGCATTCCCGCGATCATCGATCCGGACGGGCCGGGCGGCAAGCCGATCGGCCTCTTCGAATCCGGCGCGATCCTCGTCTATCTCGCGGAAAAGACGGGCAGGCTCATCCCCGCCGATCCCGCCGCCCGCTACGAGACCCTGTGCTGGGTGATGTTCCAGATGAGCGGCATAGGGCCGATGTTCGGCCAGTTCGGCCATTTCCACAAGTTCGCCGCCGACAAGGTCGCCAACAATTCCTATCCCGTGGAGCGCTACCGGGACGAATCGAAGCGCCTCCTGTCCGTGCTGGAGGCGCGCCTCAAGGATCGCCCGTGGATCATGGGCGACGAATACACCATCGCGGACATCACGACGTTCCCGTGGGTGCGCGGCGCGGACGTCTTCTATGGCGGCCGCGAGGCCCTGGACTATGCGGGCTTCCCCGCCGTCATGGCCTGGCTGGAGCGGTGCCTTGCCCGGCCGGCCGCACGGAAGGGCCTGGAGATCCCCGCCGCGTCCTGA
- a CDS encoding NAD(P)/FAD-dependent oxidoreductase, producing MTGRLVVVGGGQAAFALVAKLRALKDERPITILAAEASHPYQRPPLSKKYLLGEADLSRLMFRPENWYAENNVDIRLSTEVIAIDRAAKTVSLGDGSTLHYGVLALATGATPRRLPGEIGGDLEGVFTVRDYRDADRLGLEMQEGRRALVVGGGYIGLEAAAVARGRGLHVTVIEMADRILARVASPATATILKAIHTARGVDVREKTGLVRLLGENGRVTGAELSDGFVLPVDVVIAGIGVAANDRLAREAGLEVANGIVVDAHARTSDHSIFAMGDCAVLPFEGNRVRLESVQNAVDQAEAAAAVIAGSDAPYVPKPWFWSDQYDVKLQIAGFCLGFDDTFVRPGQREGAVSVWYFRRGKLIAVDAVNDAKAYVVGKKLIEMGRTPDRTALEDPATDLKALTL from the coding sequence GTGACGGGAAGACTGGTTGTTGTGGGCGGCGGTCAGGCCGCGTTTGCGCTCGTTGCCAAGCTGCGCGCGCTGAAGGACGAGCGGCCGATCACCATCCTCGCCGCCGAGGCGAGCCATCCCTACCAGCGCCCGCCGCTTTCCAAGAAATACCTGCTCGGCGAGGCCGACCTTTCCCGCCTGATGTTCCGGCCGGAGAACTGGTACGCTGAAAACAACGTCGACATCCGCCTGTCGACCGAGGTCATCGCGATCGACCGCGCGGCAAAGACGGTGAGCCTCGGCGACGGCTCCACCCTGCATTACGGCGTCCTGGCGCTCGCCACGGGCGCGACGCCCCGTCGCCTGCCGGGCGAGATCGGCGGCGACCTGGAGGGCGTCTTCACGGTGCGCGACTACCGCGATGCCGACCGCCTCGGCCTCGAAATGCAGGAGGGCCGCCGGGCGCTCGTCGTCGGCGGCGGCTATATCGGCCTCGAGGCCGCGGCCGTCGCGCGGGGCAGGGGGCTGCATGTCACCGTCATCGAGATGGCCGACCGCATCCTCGCCCGCGTCGCATCGCCCGCCACGGCGACGATCCTCAAGGCCATCCACACCGCGCGCGGCGTCGACGTGCGCGAGAAGACCGGCCTCGTCCGCCTCCTCGGCGAGAACGGCCGCGTGACCGGGGCGGAGCTCTCCGACGGCTTCGTGCTGCCGGTGGACGTGGTGATCGCCGGCATCGGCGTCGCCGCGAACGACCGGCTCGCCCGCGAGGCCGGGCTGGAGGTTGCGAACGGCATCGTCGTCGATGCCCATGCCCGAACCTCCGATCACTCCATCTTCGCGATGGGCGACTGCGCCGTGCTTCCCTTCGAGGGCAACCGCGTGCGGCTGGAATCCGTGCAGAACGCCGTCGACCAGGCGGAAGCGGCCGCCGCGGTCATCGCCGGCAGCGATGCGCCCTACGTGCCGAAACCCTGGTTCTGGTCCGACCAGTATGACGTCAAGCTGCAGATCGCCGGCTTCTGCCTGGGCTTCGACGACACATTCGTGCGCCCCGGCCAGCGCGAGGGAGCCGTCTCGGTCTGGTATTTCCGGCGGGGCAAGCTGATCGCCGTCGATGCCGTCAACGACGCCAAGGCCTATGTCGTCGGCAAGAAGCTGATCGAGATGGGCCGCACGCCCGACCGCACAGCCCTCGAAGACCCGGCGACGGACCTCAAGGCGCTGACGCTCTGA
- a CDS encoding EAL domain-containing protein, with the protein MFRILACITVEHDLRLVLLAALICFLSSYVAVALAQRARAAEKMARTLWLGAAGTSSGFGIWATHFIAMLAYDPGVVVGYDMRLTLVSLAVAIVVTAIGLALATYLAGRSAVVAGGLLLGAGIASMHYIGMSAVELPGTLHWNHAYVAASVVCAGLFGALALLVCMHPRPRARERALATILMAFAVVSLHFTGMAAVTVEPGLMPVSDDTLISTGLMVPLIAAVAFSLLFAGLTAAVFARQAELAATESTRQFAMIVQGVKDYAICMLDPEGRVANWNEGAERHKGYKAHEIVGQHFSRFYSAEDRAAGLPERTLRIARKEGKCESEGWRYRKDGSRFWANVVLDPIHDADGALVGYAKIVKDVTEEKAAADRLAEVTKNLDLALENMSQGLCLFDKDERLLLANRRYSEIFGFPDGRIRPGMTLREIVEQGVAHLCSDPEVWQAKARDVHARRRAAIQANDGGAIVEKLPSGVSVQLRYRTLPDGAWVATYEDVSERLRSEEQISFLARHDNLTGLPNRASFNNRLDADLDAARRSGCKVAAIGIDLDKFKEINDTRGHAAGDEVLVTLSRRMQACLGADETVARFGGDEFAAAKRFEDMSELTDFLQRLESCLNAEIRIDGYDIKPGASLGVAIYPQDADNIEALLNNADLAMYRAKEALTETVCFYEVSMDEAARDRRLIANDLWQAVERRELQLHYQVQKAVNSGETIGYEVLLRWHHPVRGTIPPSAFIPIAEECGAILPVGEWVLREACREAATWDNDHKIAVNLSPVQLGNADVADLVQQVLLETGLGPHRLELEITESTIIGDKERALQTLRRIKALGVTIAIDDFGTGYSSLETLRAFPFDKIKLDRSFMSEVEASAEAKAIIRAILALGRTLRVPVLAEGVETRSQLDILLDEGCDEAQGYFLGRPAPIERIRPAGQASEAA; encoded by the coding sequence ATGTTCCGCATCCTTGCCTGCATTACCGTCGAGCACGACCTTCGCCTCGTCCTGCTCGCAGCCCTGATCTGCTTCCTGTCCTCTTACGTGGCGGTAGCGCTGGCGCAGCGCGCGCGGGCGGCTGAGAAGATGGCCCGCACCCTGTGGCTGGGGGCGGCGGGCACGTCGAGCGGCTTCGGCATATGGGCGACGCATTTCATCGCGATGCTCGCCTATGATCCCGGCGTGGTCGTCGGCTACGACATGAGGCTGACGCTGGTCTCGCTGGCCGTCGCCATCGTGGTCACGGCGATCGGCCTTGCGCTCGCCACCTATCTTGCGGGCCGCAGCGCCGTCGTCGCGGGCGGTCTCCTGCTCGGCGCAGGCATCGCCTCCATGCACTATATCGGCATGTCGGCGGTGGAGTTGCCCGGCACGCTTCACTGGAACCATGCCTATGTGGCCGCCTCCGTCGTTTGCGCAGGCCTTTTCGGCGCGCTGGCGCTGCTCGTCTGCATGCATCCCCGGCCGCGGGCGCGCGAGCGGGCGCTCGCCACGATCCTGATGGCATTCGCCGTCGTGTCGCTGCACTTCACGGGCATGGCGGCCGTCACCGTCGAGCCGGGCCTGATGCCCGTCAGCGACGACACGCTGATCTCGACGGGCCTCATGGTGCCGCTGATCGCGGCGGTCGCCTTCTCGCTGCTCTTCGCCGGCCTGACGGCGGCGGTCTTCGCCCGCCAGGCCGAGCTTGCGGCGACGGAGAGCACGCGCCAGTTCGCCATGATCGTGCAGGGCGTCAAGGACTATGCGATCTGCATGCTCGACCCCGAAGGCCGCGTCGCCAACTGGAACGAGGGCGCCGAGCGCCACAAGGGCTACAAGGCGCACGAGATCGTCGGCCAGCATTTCTCGCGCTTCTACAGCGCCGAGGACCGCGCGGCCGGCCTGCCTGAGCGCACGCTCCGCATCGCCCGCAAGGAAGGCAAGTGCGAGAGCGAGGGCTGGCGCTACCGCAAGGACGGCTCGCGCTTCTGGGCGAATGTCGTGCTCGATCCCATTCACGATGCCGACGGCGCGCTCGTCGGCTATGCCAAGATCGTCAAGGACGTGACGGAGGAAAAGGCGGCGGCCGACCGGCTCGCCGAGGTGACGAAGAACCTCGACCTTGCCCTGGAGAACATGTCGCAGGGCCTTTGCCTGTTCGACAAGGACGAGCGCCTGCTGCTCGCCAACAGGCGCTACAGCGAGATCTTCGGCTTCCCGGACGGCCGCATCCGGCCGGGCATGACGTTGCGCGAGATCGTCGAGCAGGGTGTCGCCCATCTCTGCTCGGATCCCGAGGTCTGGCAGGCGAAGGCCCGCGATGTCCACGCCCGTCGCCGCGCCGCCATCCAGGCGAATGACGGTGGCGCGATCGTCGAGAAGCTGCCGAGCGGCGTCTCGGTCCAGTTGCGCTACCGCACCCTGCCGGATGGCGCATGGGTCGCGACCTATGAGGACGTCTCGGAGCGCCTGCGCTCGGAGGAGCAGATCTCCTTCCTCGCCCGCCACGACAACCTGACGGGCCTGCCGAACCGCGCGAGCTTCAACAACCGGCTGGACGCCGACCTCGATGCCGCCCGCCGTTCCGGCTGCAAGGTCGCGGCCATCGGCATCGACCTCGACAAGTTCAAGGAAATCAACGATACGCGCGGCCACGCGGCCGGCGACGAGGTGCTCGTCACGCTGTCGCGGCGCATGCAGGCCTGCCTCGGCGCGGACGAGACGGTGGCCCGCTTCGGCGGCGACGAGTTTGCCGCGGCGAAGCGCTTCGAGGACATGTCGGAGCTGACCGATTTCCTCCAGCGCCTCGAATCCTGCCTCAACGCGGAAATCCGCATCGACGGCTACGACATCAAGCCGGGCGCCAGCCTCGGCGTGGCGATCTATCCGCAGGATGCCGACAATATCGAGGCCCTGCTCAACAATGCCGACCTTGCCATGTACCGTGCCAAGGAGGCGCTGACGGAGACGGTCTGCTTCTACGAGGTCTCGATGGACGAGGCCGCCCGTGATCGCCGCCTCATCGCCAACGATCTCTGGCAGGCGGTGGAGCGCAGGGAACTGCAGCTTCACTACCAGGTCCAGAAGGCGGTCAATTCCGGCGAGACGATCGGCTACGAGGTCCTGCTGCGCTGGCACCATCCGGTGCGCGGCACCATCCCGCCGTCCGCGTTCATTCCGATCGCCGAGGAATGCGGCGCCATCCTGCCGGTCGGCGAATGGGTGCTGCGCGAGGCCTGCCGCGAGGCCGCGACCTGGGACAACGACCACAAGATCGCCGTCAACCTGTCGCCCGTCCAGCTCGGCAACGCCGACGTCGCCGACCTCGTCCAGCAGGTTCTGCTGGAAACCGGCCTCGGCCCGCACCGCCTGGAGCTGGAGATTACCGAATCGACCATCATCGGCGACAAGGAACGCGCGCTGCAGACGCTGCGCCGCATCAAGGCGCTGGGCGTCACCATCGCCATCGACGATTTCGGCACGGGCTATTCGTCGCTGGAGACCCTGCGCGCCTTCCCCTTCGACAAGATCAAGCTGGACCGAAGCTTCATGAGCGAGGTGGAGGCAAGCGCCGAGGCGAAGGCGATCATCCGCGCCATCCTGGCGCTCGGCCGGACGCTGCGCGTGCCGGTGCTCGCCGAGGGCGTGGAAACGCGCAGCCAGCTCGACATCCTTCTCGACGAAGGCTGCGACGAGGCACAGGGCTACTTCCTCGGAAGGCCGGCGCCGATCGAGCGCATCCGGCCGGCCGGGCAGGCCAGCGAAGCCGCCTGA